One Sediminibacillus dalangtanensis genomic region harbors:
- the cysK gene encoding cysteine synthase A codes for MKVAQSIAELIGNTPIVKLNRTADEDSAEVYAKLEFMNPGSSVKDRIALAMVEAAEEEGHLKEGDTIIEPTSGNTGIGLALVAAIKGYKAILVMPDTMSMERRNLLRAYGAELVLTPGADGMKGAIKKAEELQKANGYFMPQQFNNVANPAVHARTTGKEIVQQMGDQLDAFISGIGTGGTITGAGKVLKEKYKDIKIYAVEPEASPVLSGGKPGPHKIQGIGAGFVPEVLDTDVYDEVIQVSNDDAYATAREAAKKDGLLGGVSSGAAIYAAKQVAKELGKGKKVLAVIPSNGERYLSTPLYQFEENE; via the coding sequence ATGAAGGTAGCACAATCAATAGCAGAATTAATCGGCAATACCCCGATTGTAAAATTGAATCGGACAGCAGATGAAGATAGTGCAGAAGTATATGCCAAGTTGGAATTCATGAATCCCGGAAGCTCTGTTAAGGACAGAATTGCCCTTGCGATGGTCGAAGCGGCAGAGGAAGAAGGCCATTTAAAAGAGGGAGATACAATTATTGAGCCTACAAGCGGCAACACAGGAATTGGATTGGCACTCGTGGCTGCAATCAAGGGTTACAAAGCCATCTTGGTAATGCCGGATACGATGAGTATGGAGCGGCGCAATCTTTTGCGTGCTTACGGAGCGGAATTAGTACTTACACCTGGTGCAGACGGAATGAAAGGTGCTATCAAAAAGGCGGAAGAACTTCAAAAAGCGAACGGTTACTTCATGCCGCAACAATTTAACAATGTGGCAAATCCTGCCGTTCACGCCCGTACTACCGGAAAAGAAATTGTTCAGCAAATGGGTGATCAGCTAGATGCCTTTATTTCCGGTATAGGAACAGGCGGTACGATTACCGGTGCAGGGAAAGTATTAAAGGAAAAATATAAAGACATTAAGATTTATGCAGTCGAACCAGAAGCTTCTCCAGTACTTTCTGGCGGAAAGCCTGGTCCACATAAAATACAAGGAATCGGGGCAGGATTTGTCCCTGAGGTATTGGATACTGATGTTTACGATGAAGTTATCCAGGTTAGCAACGATGACGCCTACGCTACTGCGAGGGAAGCTGCTAAAAAGGATGGTTTGCTTGGTGGGGTTTCATCTGGAGCAGCTATCTATGCGGCAAAACAGGTTGCGAAAGAACTTGGAAAAGGGAAAAAAGTACTTGCGGTTATCCCTAGTAACGGGGAAAGATACCTTTCTACGCCGCTTTATCAATTTGAAGAAAACGAATAA
- the folP gene encoding dihydropteroate synthase produces MSFILNTKVKQYNLSKQTVVMGILNVTPDSFSDGGKYNDVATAVEQAVLMEKDGADIIDIGGESTRPGYTPVAVQDEIDRVIPIIQAVKEAVNIPISIDTYKPETAKQALKAGASILNDIWGAKRDPEMAKVAAVYDVPIVLMHNRETRDYSDLIEDMKKDLQESITVALEAGVKKENIILDPGIGFAKTPDDNLVVLRHLDQFKELGFPLLLGTSRKSMIGKVLDVPAPERDAGTGATVCYGVSKGAADIVRVHNVKMMKHMTKMMDAMMGKGDSRDG; encoded by the coding sequence ATGTCTTTTATCTTAAATACCAAAGTAAAGCAATATAACTTGAGCAAGCAGACAGTAGTAATGGGAATATTGAATGTAACGCCTGATTCTTTTTCCGATGGGGGGAAGTACAATGATGTTGCCACGGCCGTTGAACAAGCTGTTTTAATGGAAAAAGATGGGGCGGATATCATTGATATAGGCGGAGAATCAACACGGCCCGGTTATACTCCTGTAGCTGTCCAGGATGAAATTGATCGAGTGATACCGATTATTCAAGCAGTAAAAGAAGCAGTTAACATTCCGATTTCCATCGATACGTATAAACCAGAGACTGCAAAACAAGCTTTGAAGGCGGGGGCTTCGATACTAAATGATATTTGGGGAGCCAAAAGGGACCCCGAAATGGCGAAGGTCGCCGCTGTTTACGATGTACCGATCGTTCTTATGCATAATCGTGAAACCAGGGATTACAGTGATTTGATTGAAGATATGAAAAAGGACTTGCAGGAAAGCATTACTGTTGCTTTAGAAGCGGGAGTGAAAAAAGAAAATATAATTCTCGATCCGGGTATCGGATTTGCCAAAACGCCGGATGATAATTTAGTGGTTCTGCGTCACCTCGACCAATTCAAAGAGTTAGGATTTCCTTTGCTATTAGGAACATCTCGTAAATCGATGATTGGTAAAGTACTGGATGTTCCTGCGCCGGAAAGGGATGCGGGCACAGGCGCCACTGTTTGCTACGGCGTTAGTAAAGGGGCTGCAGATATTGTCCGTGTTCATAACGTCAAAATGATGAAGCATATGACGAAAATGATGGATGCTATGATGGGGAAAGGAGACAGTCGGGATGGATAG
- the folK gene encoding 2-amino-4-hydroxy-6-hydroxymethyldihydropteridine diphosphokinase, whose translation MNTAYVGLGSNIPPRENYLTEAIQALGDHKQILVTKKSFIYETLPVGYTNQDNFLNMVVEIHTNLSACELLAYCQFIEADKGRKREVRWGPRTLDLDILLYNQENIRTEQLAVPHPRMHERAFVLIPLQDVNPDAVIPTQNKSVSTILDGLPTTEKKGVTRWLGKNGEEE comes from the coding sequence ATGAATACGGCGTATGTGGGATTGGGTTCAAACATCCCGCCAAGGGAAAACTATTTGACTGAAGCCATTCAAGCGTTGGGAGACCATAAGCAGATTTTGGTGACGAAGAAGTCGTTCATTTATGAAACCTTACCAGTGGGCTATACAAATCAGGATAATTTTTTGAATATGGTGGTGGAGATCCATACAAACCTTTCTGCGTGTGAATTATTGGCGTATTGCCAGTTTATCGAAGCGGACAAGGGAAGAAAACGGGAAGTGCGATGGGGACCGCGCACATTAGACCTTGACATTTTGCTTTATAATCAAGAAAATATTAGAACAGAGCAATTAGCTGTACCTCATCCAAGAATGCACGAACGAGCTTTTGTACTTATACCTTTGCAGGATGTAAATCCCGACGCAGTTATTCCTACGCAAAACAAAAGTGTTTCAACAATTCTTGATGGGCTGCCGACAACAGAGAAAAAGGGAGTTACGCGATGGCTGGGAAAGAATGGGGAAGAAGAGTAA
- a CDS encoding helix-turn-helix domain-containing protein, translated as MAGKEWGRRVKAYRKLKGYTQVQFAQELGISVSVIGEIERGTRRLSNELLHQITNVLGISAEELAPEQDKHKYQNPKEDIHV; from the coding sequence ATGGCTGGGAAAGAATGGGGAAGAAGAGTAAAGGCTTATCGAAAACTGAAAGGATATACACAAGTTCAGTTTGCACAAGAGCTTGGTATATCAGTGTCCGTAATAGGGGAAATAGAACGGGGTACCCGCAGGCTGAGTAATGAATTACTTCACCAAATCACGAATGTGCTGGGTATCTCTGCTGAGGAGCTGGCACCCGAACAAGATAAGCATAAGTATCAAAATCCTAAAGAAGATATCCATGTATAA
- the folB gene encoding dihydroneopterin aldolase — MDRIFLNKMEFYGYHGLFPEERKLGQRFYVDLTLEIDLKTAGQTDNMEESVDYGQIYQVTKAVVEGEAKQLIESVGEKLAEALLGNFTRVQACKVKVIKPDPPIPGHYDSVAIEIYRERSS, encoded by the coding sequence ATGGATAGGATTTTTTTGAATAAGATGGAGTTTTATGGCTATCACGGCCTTTTTCCTGAGGAAAGAAAGTTAGGGCAGCGTTTTTACGTCGATTTAACATTGGAAATCGATTTAAAGACAGCCGGACAAACCGATAATATGGAAGAGTCCGTTGATTACGGGCAGATTTATCAAGTAACCAAAGCAGTTGTTGAAGGAGAGGCGAAACAACTGATAGAAAGTGTCGGTGAAAAACTTGCTGAAGCGCTGCTCGGGAACTTCACCCGAGTACAAGCCTGCAAGGTGAAAGTCATAAAACCCGATCCACCTATCCCGGGTCATTATGACTCGGTAGCAATCGAAATTTATCGGGAGCGTTCTTCATGA